A window of Micromonospora sp. WMMC415 genomic DNA:
CCGGTCGTGGGTGGCCGGCCCGTCGGACGGCCGGGACCAGTCGCGACGCTCCGGCGGCTCGTCGGCCACCGTCAGGGCCGTCCCCACCCCGGCGGCGACGGCGACCAGCAGTGCGGCGGCCGACAGCCCCCACCGCCGGACGGCGGTCCGGTGCGCGGGGCGACCGCCCGCGCCGGCGCCCGTCGGGGCGGGCGGCGTGACCGGCTGCGGCGCGGCTGCCCCGGTGTCGGCCGTGGGTTCCGGCGACTCCGCTGCGGCCGTCAGCCGGCGCCGCGTCTCGTCGTGGTCGGTGCGGTCGCCCGGGTCGCGGCACAGCAGCCCGGCCAGCACCGGGGCCAGTGGCCCGGCGTTCGGGGCCGGGTCCGGTGGTGCGACGGCCAGCGCGCTGAGCGTGGCCATGGCGGTGCTGCGGGCGTACGGGGACCGCCCCTCCACCGCCGCGTACAGCGTGGCACCGAGCGACCACAGGTCCGCCGCCGCGCTCGACACCCCCTCGGCGGCGCGCTCCGGTGCCACGTACTGCGGTGAGCCGAGGACCATGCCGGGGCGGGTCATCGCACCGTCGCCGCCGTCGAAGACGGCCAGCCCGAAGTCGGTGAGCAGGGCCCGCCCGTCGCGGGCGACCAGCACGTTCGCCGGCTTGACGTCCCGGTGCAGCACCCCCGAGGTGTGCGCGGCGTCGAGGGCGGCGAGCAGGTCCAGCCCGATCGCGGCGGCGCGCCGGGGCGGCAGCGGGCCGTCGTCGTCGAGCACGTCCTGAAGGGTCCGGGACGGCACGTACGCCATCACGATCCACGGGCTGTCGCCCATCGGCACCACGTCGTACACCTTGACGACGTGGGGATGGTCGATGCGCGCGGCCGTGCGTGCCTCCCGCAGCGTGCGGAGCCGCAGCTCGTCGCGTTCCTCGCCGGTCAGCCAGCTCGGCGGGACGATCTGCTTGACCGCGACCTCCCGGTGCAGCACCTCGTCGTGGGCCCGCCAGACCCGGCCCATGCCGCCGCGCCCGACCATCTCCAGAAGCCGGTACCGGCCGGCGATCAGCACTCGCTCCACAGTGCTCCCATCCACCGCCCGGCGTACACCCTAGGCCAGGAGATGTGCGGGATTCATCCGCTGAAGCGGGCGCGCTGCCGGCCGTCCGCCGGTGCGCGGTGGCTCGGCGGCCGCGGGGACGGCCCGGTCCGGGGCTACCGACCGCCGCTCAGCCGGCAGCACCGCCCATCGCGAGGAGGTTCCCCTCCGGGATCTCGATGCTCCGTCGGCGCTCGCCGGGCCGGGCCCTGGCCAGCCGTCCGCCGGTGAGGTGCGCACGGCGGGCCGCCGCGTACGTGCCGGCGGTGCGCGCCGCGATCGTCGCCCACCCGTACCGCTCGCCGACCATGGCCCGGGCGCGGCGGGCAACCCGCCGCGCGAACACCTCGTCGGCGAGGAGCTGGTCCACCGCTCCGGCGAGGGCGTCCGGGTCGCTGTGCGGGAACGTCACCCCGGTGACCCCCGGCTCGACGATCTCGGCGAGCCCGCCGGTCGCGGCCACCGCCAGCGGCGCGCCAGCCGCGGCCGCCTCCAGCGCGACCATGCCGAACGGCTCGTAGAGGCTCGGTACGACGGTCGCGTCGGTGGCGCCCAGCACGGCCGGCAGCTGCGTCGAGTCGAGGAACCCGGCGAAGCGGACCGTGTCGTGCAGGTGCAGCCCCCGCGCCTGGTCCACCAGTTCCTCCCGGTACGGCCCGTCGCCGGCGATGAGCACCCGCAGCCCGGGATGCCGCCGGCGCAGGTACGGCACCGCGCGCACGAGGTGCTGGACGCCCTTCTCGTACACCAGCCGGCCGGCGTACCCGATCAGCGGGCCGTCCCCGGCGAACCGGGCCCGGGCGGAGGCCACCGCCCGGGGGCGGGCGTGCCAGGCCCGGTCGTCGACCCCGTTGGGCACCACGTCGACGTCACCGGCCGGCACCTCGAACAGCGTGGTGACCTGGTCCCGCATGTAACCGGAGCAGGTGATCACCCGCGTGGCGGCGTTGCTCAGCCAGTGCTCGATCCCGTGGATGGTGCGGTTCATCTCCTCGGGGAGCCAGCCCTGGTGCCGGCCCGCCTCGGTGGCGTGGATGGTGGTGACGAGCGGGAGGCCGAGATGCTCGCCGAGGGTGATGGCGGTGTGGGCGACGAGCCAGTCGTGGGCGTGGATGACGTCGTACCCGCCGGTCTCGGTGGCGCGCAGGGCGGCGCGGGTGAGGGTGTGGTTGAACGCCATCGTCCAGGCCAGCAGCGAGCTGGTGGCCAGGGGGAAGGTGACGGGGTCCTCGGCGGCGCGGACGATGCGGACGCCGTCGGCGTACTCCTCCAGGGGTGCGCCGTCGGCGTGGCGGGTGACGACGGTGACCTCGTGGCCGGCGGCGGCGAGGGCGACGGACAGGGCGTGGACGTGCCGGCCGAGGCCGCCGACGAGCACCGGCGGGTACTCCCACGACAACATCAGCACGCGCTCGTGCCGGGCGGGCTGGAGGTCGATGACGGCGGCGTCTGGTGACATGCGGCCCCCTTGAGTTGTCC
This region includes:
- a CDS encoding glycosyltransferase family 4 protein — translated: MSPDAAVIDLQPARHERVLMLSWEYPPVLVGGLGRHVHALSVALAAAGHEVTVVTRHADGAPLEEYADGVRIVRAAEDPVTFPLATSSLLAWTMAFNHTLTRAALRATETGGYDVIHAHDWLVAHTAITLGEHLGLPLVTTIHATEAGRHQGWLPEEMNRTIHGIEHWLSNAATRVITCSGYMRDQVTTLFEVPAGDVDVVPNGVDDRAWHARPRAVASARARFAGDGPLIGYAGRLVYEKGVQHLVRAVPYLRRRHPGLRVLIAGDGPYREELVDQARGLHLHDTVRFAGFLDSTQLPAVLGATDATVVPSLYEPFGMVALEAAAAGAPLAVAATGGLAEIVEPGVTGVTFPHSDPDALAGAVDQLLADEVFARRVARRARAMVGERYGWATIAARTAGTYAAARRAHLTGGRLARARPGERRRSIEIPEGNLLAMGGAAG
- a CDS encoding serine/threonine-protein kinase; the protein is MERVLIAGRYRLLEMVGRGGMGRVWRAHDEVLHREVAVKQIVPPSWLTGEERDELRLRTLREARTAARIDHPHVVKVYDVVPMGDSPWIVMAYVPSRTLQDVLDDDGPLPPRRAAAIGLDLLAALDAAHTSGVLHRDVKPANVLVARDGRALLTDFGLAVFDGGDGAMTRPGMVLGSPQYVAPERAAEGVSSAAADLWSLGATLYAAVEGRSPYARSTAMATLSALAVAPPDPAPNAGPLAPVLAGLLCRDPGDRTDHDETRRRLTAAAESPEPTADTGAAAPQPVTPPAPTGAGAGGRPAHRTAVRRWGLSAAALLVAVAAGVGTALTVADEPPERRDWSRPSDGPATHDRDRRHGPAPGDPWASAVGDGQDGGPDHPKPPPPGRRGFPPPPFSCVRPDAVGEPVVAAAPPAGETFRPPRGWAWHADTRGFRIAVPAGWRYSGDGDVACFQDPTTGRALSVAIPGGGPAGALDRLRAARERALAAGALPGYAEFRLGAAGAAAEWECAWDTPHGSRLRALQVVLAAPTAGWTLGWITHDADWPAATAQLTTVRTSLRSVR